A stretch of DNA from Cannabis sativa cultivar Pink pepper isolate KNU-18-1 chromosome X, ASM2916894v1, whole genome shotgun sequence:
TTTGGTAGCCAGGTGAGGTTAGACAAGGAGCTCAAAGAGTTGGGTTTGAAGTAGTCACCTTGGATGGCCAGAAAGCTCCTCTGGCTACAACAACCTCCACTAGGTCTTGTTtcattccttcctttttaaaCTTTTATGAATCTGTTAATTCATTTATGTTGAAAGTTGAGCTATAGTTAAGCTAATATGGCAAACAATATTTGGGATATTTGTAGCTCTGATTCCTTTAGATGGCCAACTGTGGGAAGGTACAAAGTAGATGTAGCATCCTTTGAGTCTTTGGCACTGCCCCAACTTCAGGTACATAGCTTCAAATGCAATAATTGTTGGTTTGATAAGATATAATTTACTTACTCAGAGTAGGAAATTCAACTCTTTTCAAAAAGTCTTATTGAATTTGAGTCCTTGGCAGTTGACAGTGGCTCAACTCCAAATACATAACTTCAGATATAGTGTAATGGTTGTTTTTCTAGGTATAATTTACTCATGAGTAGGCAGAGGTTTTGTTGAAGGGTCATGACTTATTTATCATGTTTTGGAAAACCCATTAGCCATTTTGAATTCTTCGTCAATTGGTTAGTTCAATAGTATATTACTCATTGTCTGCAATGCAAAGTATGTACCTTTGTCTTCTTAGAATTTcaaatgttttttttaaagagGTAAAAATGTGCTTCTTACTACTCTCTCAGGTGAAAGAAGATACTGATCTCTTTATCATTGATGAAGTTGGAAAGATGGAGTTGTACAGTTCATCTTTTTTCCCTGCTGTTCTTAAAGTTCTGGAATCAAATATACCAATCTTAGCTTCTGTTCCAATTCCAAAATCTGGACGTGATATACCTGGAGGTATACTATAATAAACGAATCTGGTTATTCTCTTGCCATGACTACGAATGGAAATGAGTTTTGGTGCTGAAAGTTAAAAGCTCTTTCTAGTGATATATAACTGTATGCTTTTATTCTTTGCCATGTGCAATGATTTTGCTAATGATAGTGAGATTGAATTTTTGCAGTTGCTAGATTGAAGAATCATCCTGGTGCAACAATCTTTACACTCACTGAGAGTAACAGAGATGCAATGAAAGAGCAGATATCCTCTCTTTTGGCTGATTTACTGAGAAAAATATAGACCTTTAAGAGTGATTGGATTTgcaattttttaagttatcaTTTTCCTCACTTGGGTCAGAGTTTGGTATGCAGGCTAGTTTTAGCAGCAGGTCAATGGATTTAGAATCAGTTATTCTTTCCTTATGACCGTTTCCTTCTCTATATTTGCTCTTTACAGTTTCTAATAGAAAAATACTGGACTTACCATTAACTTATGAAAGAAAGTATTGTCGTATACTTGATTTAACACATGTTGTTCTTTCAAATTGTTTGTAGCACACCCACACACCCTTTTTGATATTTACATGAAAAGTGTTACATGCCAAAGAATCGGAGTAtttgaaacaaataaacaaacaaaagcCAACTGAAATGTATTTCGACTCATGATGAGTTGGACTCAAATGGGGACTACGAGCTTCGTCTGCCTTGTTCAGTTTGTAGCATTTGTTTGGCCAAAGATGAGAAGGACTTAGCTGTATCTTGCATGTCTGTAGTTTTCTGGTTTATATCCTGACAACCAATTCATCACACAGTAAGTTGATTTGATTATGATTTATGATATTCAAAAGTATATAAGTTCATAATCTAACATCTGTAGGGGTTTACTTTACAGCTGATGTTAGAAATAATTGGTTTATGACAGATGTGGTCCACCATTTTTCACAATCATGTAAATTTGATTAGCAGAGATTAGAAAGAAGTACCTGCAACTTTCTAACATTCTCTTGCAGCTTGCGTTCAGCAATTTTCGCATCACTTGTTTCCTGTCACCAAATACAAATGAATGAATTGCAATTCTTACATATTGTTATGGGATTATAGCTGCAGTGACTTCTGTGCCTGTTCTAACTATGGATGATTTTGTGCCCCATTTCTCAACCTCAAAAATATGACCTTTTTAGATCCTTAAGATATGAGAAGATGAAGCATTAAATATTGAGTTTATACTTACACCAGCTTTAGAAAACCCATATTTCTTCTTGATTTGATCAACTGTACCAAGCTTATCATCTTGGTGTTCTTCCTTGGTAGGGTTTTTCTCATTCTTGGTTTTCATATGCTTAAGTTTACCTGTAAGTTGGACAATTTTCATGATGCAAGTTCTTCAGAGTTAGGTATTAACACCATTGAGCTATATACCACACTGaccttttaaagcttgaaatttGTTAGCCAGGTTTTGTTTATTCAAAGCAGCCATAATATTATGTTCCTTAGGCTTTTCTCCCTCGATATCGATGTCATCTTCATAGACAAGAACATCAAATTATATTTACTATCTCAAGAAGAACATATATAGCTAGAGTTAAGGTAACCAAATTTACCTATGTCCAGCTCAACCTCATCTTCATCCACAGCTATGTTATCTCTATGCTGAGCATCACCT
This window harbors:
- the LOC115702609 gene encoding uncharacterized protein LOC115702609; this translates as MMAAASTGKCLLVTGPPGVGKTTLIIRAYESLKASNPSLKFQGFYTREVRQGAQRVGFEVVTLDGQKAPLATTTSTSSDSFRWPTVGRYKVDVASFESLALPQLQVKEDTDLFIIDEVGKMELYSSSFFPAVLKVLESNIPILASVPIPKSGRDIPGVARLKNHPGATIFTLTESNRDAMKEQISSLLADLLRKI